GATCTACACCTGCCTGCAGATCCTCATCTCGCGCGGCGGCCGGCCGTTCGTCGGCTGGTCGTACCGCTTCTCGTTCAACCATCCCAATGGCAGGTGCCCCGCCTCAAGGGCCTCGGCAAGCTCATCACGGTCGACGTCGACAAGCTGTTCGACCTCGACCGGAGCATCGAGGAGGCCGCCATCCGCCATCCCGCCGAGGACACCGGGAAGTGGCACTGGCGGGAGATCGTCCAGACAGGGGTCGTCCCGTCCCGCAAGCCGCTGCACCGGTTCACGGCGACCGGGCGGGAGCGCCTGCTGTGGGCGGACGGCCTGCGGATCGAGAGGCCCACCAGGGCGTAACCTACGAGCGGACCTTCGAAGGCGTAGCTCGCAAGCTCGCGCGGTTGCACGTCGACAAGGACGCGGACCAGATCCCGCGCGCGGGCAAGGAGGCGAATTCGCGGACTCTCGCTTCCAGGGGCGTCAGGAATCGCACGGGCGTCCGCTCCGTAGGGTGTCACTTTGGGTGTCAATTTCGGAAGGATCTGGGCCTGCAAGACATCGTGAAGGGTGGCGCTTGATCGGTCCGTCGAGCTGGGGCCGCGCGGGCGGCCGCCGAGACTCGGGAGCCGCAGGCCGTCATTCGTTGCCACCGGGTACATCATCCGGCTTGTCGAGGACGCGGAACCCTTCGTCGATGGATCCGCGCGCAGAGCACTCGGGCCGCGTCTCCGGTATCGGGATAGGTGACGTCGGCGACGGCAGCGAGTTGCTGCGGCCGATCAAGGACGTCGCCGGCAAGGTGGTTGGGCAGGCCGAACCGTGCCGCGGCCGGGTCCGGTCTAGCCGTCTAGCCGTCTAGCCCGCGCCGCCGTCCTGCGCTGAAGAGGGAGCTGGCGGTCCGGGGCCACTCCGGGCGTGATCGTCTGCGCGGCCTGCGCCGGCCGTTCGGGTAGCCGAGCATGCCGACCTCGTTTCCAATCCGCACCCGGTGCAGCAATGCATGCGAAAAGCGCCCGTGCTCGCCCTTTTTTCGGCCCGATCCGTTCGCTCTTCAATTCTTGGACGCCTTTATCTCAATAGATGAGTTCGGACGGACTGGCGCGCGTCGGTTGGAGTCGGGCTGGTCCGGAAAGCGATCAGGAGGACGCGGTGAAGGCAGAAGTGTGACGGTGGCTGCTGCCGTGCGGTCCGCGACCGGCCGGGCAACCCGCACCGGCCGCGGACGTCGTGCGGCGCGAGCGACGGCAGCCGTTGCCCAACGTAATCGTCCGCTCAGGTTAGGACCTCTCATTGATGGACGGTAAGCGAATGCAGGCACGAATCGCGCTGGTCGCAGGAGGTGTAGGAATTCTCGCCGTGTTGCTTGTCGCGGCGCTGGCGCCTGCTGCTGTCCGAGCGCTGTTGGTGACGATCTCGCTCGTCGCGTTCGTGTGGGCCGCGGTGGCGTTCGTCAATCCAGCCTGGGGTCCGTTTGCCGAGCAGGAAGGTGGGTACCTTGGTCTTGGTTGCAGGCATCGGACTCTTCTTCGTGGGCGGTGGCGTAGGTTCGTGCCACTGGTGAGAGAGTGGGATCCGACGGGATGCGGAGCCAGACGAACCGCGTCACGCCGGCGTCGACCGTTTCGTGCTCCAGTGCGCCGAGGCTCAGGCGGAACCCGCTCGGTGATGCGGGCTTTGAGATGCCGTTCGGTGTCGACCAGTGCGTCGGTCGTACCAGCCGCTCGAGGTTGTCGTTCGTCGGCAGCAATCGCGAATCGGGAAACGAGGGCGTGAGTTCGCAACCGGAATACACCTTGGCGAAGCCCTCGAACTGTTCAAACAACCGGGAACACGTCACCGCTACGTCTCTGGAGACCGACGCAACATGAGAATCGTTCCGAGACTCGTACTCACTTCCGTGCTCGCCGGAACCGCACTGATCGCCACCGGGCAGCATGTCACCTCGCAACAACCCGGCGTCGTGACCATCGCTGCCGGTTACGCCGTCGACCTCGACACGTTGCGGCAGTGGGACAAGAGGGTGGACGGACTCATGAGGACGGGCGACCTCATCCGCGTATCGCGCATGAACGACCCGTCCGTCGAGGGACGCACTCACGAATACCTCGCGCAGCACTACGAGGGCGTTCCGGTGCATGGCGGCGGCGTGTCCCGGCAGCTCGACGGCGCTGGCGTCACCGTGTCGCTGTTCGGCACGCTGCACCAGGGAATCGACGTGGTTGCGACGCCGGGGCTGTCGGAGTCAGAGGTCGCCGTACTGCTCGAGCGGATGCTCGGCGCAGGTCTCGTTGCTGGAGAGCCGTCGTTGGGCGTACTGCCATTGCCGGACGGCTCGTACGCGCTGGCTTATCGGGTCGCCATGTCCGACGGGTTCGTCTATTTCGTCGACGCCGGCGACGGCCGGGTCCTGCACCGCGTGCACGCGCGCATGATGCAGGCGGCGATCGGCGCCGGCACCAACTTCCAGGGGAAGCGGAGGAAGCTGAGTACCACGTTTGCGAACGACCGCTTCGAAGCGTTCGACGCGATGCGGCCTGCCGAGATCGTCACACTCGACCTTCGCTTCAACAACCGGCGCGAGGATCGCTTGTTCGAAGAGCACATGGTCGACGACCTGCCTCCCGGCGAACGGGTCTGGACGTCGGACGATATCGCGGCCGACGCGGACAACGACTGGGACGACCCGGCGGTGGTCGACGCGCATGCCTACAGCGGCTGGTTCTACGACTACCTCTTCGCCAGGCACGGCTGGGCGGGCGTCGACGGCGCGAACGGGCGGATCCTGCTCATGGTAAACGACCCCGATGCGACTGCCTACTTCGGTCTCCCACCATACGGCCCGGAAGGCACCGGTGTGTTCAACTACGGCCGCTTGGTCGACGAGTCG
The nucleotide sequence above comes from Acidobacteriota bacterium. Encoded proteins:
- a CDS encoding M4 family metallopeptidase, translating into MRIVPRLVLTSVLAGTALIATGQHVTSQQPGVVTIAAGYAVDLDTLRQWDKRVDGLMRTGDLIRVSRMNDPSVEGRTHEYLAQHYEGVPVHGGGVSRQLDGAGVTVSLFGTLHQGIDVVATPGLSESEVAVLLERMLGAGLVAGEPSLGVLPLPDGSYALAYRVAMSDGFVYFVDAGDGRVLHRVHARMMQAAIGAGTNFQGKRRKLSTTFANDRFEAFDAMRPAEIVTLDLRFNNRREDRLFEEHMVDDLPPGERVWTSDDIAADADNDWDDPAVVDAHAYSGWFYDYLFARHGWAGVDGANGRILLMVNDPDATAYFGLPPYGPEGTGVFNYGRLVDESSEQALVTADIVGHEMMHAVTHFSVSNRTGDPFPLLFTQLPVGTRLGPKSLTDYKGDTYTCPTARFRGLVMTPDGFDVGLVPAWCVDGRFLLASSHGGAIHESYSDIFGESLEFYYEDEDLAGDYLLGGELEIGPFRSLSDPRSIDDGFFPDAYGDRYEFALTLSEEGYWDYSGFVFVDGQYYGATDWFGYGGDHWNSLFLSHAFYLAIEGGTHRSTGATVEGVGGGHRAEIERIFFRAMRDLMPAAASLPIAADVIRQSAADLAPGGNAQRAIDQALRAVGLLP